The Brassica napus cultivar Da-Ae chromosome C7, Da-Ae, whole genome shotgun sequence genomic interval attttgagaTCAAGGAGACGTCAAGAAACCAGGATTCTCCATttcccaaagaagaagaaaagaagaagagcacGAGTTCTTAAAAACGACTAATATACTCGTCATGGCTTCACGAGTTAGATACGGTCAAGTATTTGACCAGACCAGACTTCTTCCTCCGGAAAAACAGATAAACAAGACCTTTTGCCGGAGGACTGAGattattataaatagaaatgtGTTATTATCACTTCATGATAATAAGGATTCTCTTCCACCTCCAGAAACGAGAGCTCAGGATCTTGAGAAACAAACTACAAGCATCTTTTTCCACCAAGTAAAGAATAAGAAAGGAGCTCTTGAGCTCTGGCACGCGTGCGCTTCCTACGAAGAGGACCCCACTTCGAGAAGACTTAGCTCGAGACTATGTCCACTCTGGAACAGCAACGACAACAAAGTCCATCACATTGCCATCGCTATGTTGTTGGATCATTAAAGTCAACATAATGATTAGATAATTCATCCACTTTGTTACTTGTTCAACAAAGAGATAGAAGAAAAGCTTAATATCTAATCAGCAAATAAACGACCTCTCGAGTACGAAAGCTCGCGAGCTAAAGAGGCCAAGATCACCCGACCTGTAACGTGATTTTATGTATGGTCATATGCACTTGATCAAAACGACGTTCTCCTTCCATGAGTCAAGCCCAACAGGACATCGAGTTAGGGAATTGTCACCTTTCGTGTTCCTCTCATCACTCCGATACGTTTCTATATTCGCTGAAGGAAACCGGTGTCCAAAATGATAGACGATCTTACGAGACCGTCTCTGTCCAATTCGAGTTCTACTAACTTGTTAATCTTATCCATAAACGAAGAACATATCTGTTTTCTACTAATATGTCAAAGAGAAGAATCATTGCGCGGATGGAGGAAGAGAGACAGCAGCTTTCAATCGTCAGATAATAAAGATATAATCTTTTCCACTGCAAGATTCAaggaagcaagaagaagaaggctttGCATCAAGTCTCCAGATTAAACACGTCAATTCTAATATATCTTCCACCGCATGACGAGGCTTCTTCCAACCAGCGATGTCAAATctaatcattaaaattatagtGAATAAATATGAACTCCCGACTTTAAACGAAAGAGAGCCATGAGCTCGAAGGCTGAACCTCGGATCATGTGCTCTCACCGAGTAAATATGCCGATGAAGACCTCCAATATGATAGACGATCCTGATGTCTCACTCGAGACCAATGTACCCGACGTCCCGTTCAAGAACCGGTGAACTCGACGTCTCATTTAAGACGGATATAACCGATGTGTCTTTAGAGATGATGATAATAAACCACATTAGACTCAATCTCGAGACATAATTAGATGATCCCAACGTCAATATTCCTCACGACTTCGCCAGTAGAGGAAAGACGAATTTTCGTCCTTCAACCTCGTCACCTCACTCGAAGGACTGGGGGGCAACTAACTACTGGACCAACCTCTATCACCAGATCTCTCCCACTAATAAACAAAAGCCATTAACGATCTCTCCAACTATGAATCTCCGGGAAGAAGAAAAAGGCAGTTGTCAAtgtttaaacaaaagaaatacgAAGATGTATTTGTTGAGACCGAGCATCTTCTGGAGGAGAGGACAAACTCCATTCTCTTCCACCTAAAACGAACAAGAACTCAATATATGTAGTATGAGATCGAGGAGTCATCACGAAACAAGAACTCTCCACTCTCCTCGAAACGAGAGCGTTAAGCTTGCGACctcaaaacacaaacacaatttcttgttttaataattattacagGAATGATATTACTCCATGAGCTCCTAAAAGGCAATCCCCTCACCTTGCTTTGACGAATTGGGTTACGTCTTCGTACCCAACAAAAGCAAGACTTTCTTCTCCCTAAGCAGATATGATATAATAAACCGTAACGAAACATGTAGGAGGCCccaaatgttttatatatttgttactgAACGGTGTCTCGTTCCAGACAGAGATCTCTCGGACAGAGCAACACCAACAAAGAAactggaaaacattattaccaCCATAAAAATCTTCACCAGGGTTTGATGAGAAGGAAGAAGTGGAGTCCTCCAAAGCTCGAGATCTAAAAGGAAAGAAGAATTTGTACTCACGAGCTCTAAACCACGACTACCTCGACCGACAATAGGCGACAACAGACTACGCGTCCGAActaagcaaaaagaaaaacgaatgAACTCGATCTTTGGAGAGATCTGCAAAAGGTCGGTAAGTCACCCTTCTCGTGGAACTGAGTTCGATCTCCATAGATCTTGAATAACTCGAGGAGCACATTGAGAATCTGTAAGCGACTTGCCCGATCCCCACATAGCTCGATCTTTGCATCGACTTCAGTCTCCAATGAGCTCTAGAAACTCGAGGAGCCGACACCGCGTCTTTCTTCCTAAAAACGTTGTGCCATATCCCCAAAAAATGCTTAAGCAGCTCAGTTGCCGATAGAGCTTCATGCTTCAGAAAGATAGCAAGCCCAATATCAAGAAGATGGAGAGGAGAATACCGAAGGGGCACAAAGAAAGCTCAGTCCTGTTTTCCACACTCCTTAAGCGACAGTCTACGCACTTCATTATGAAAAGAGCCTTCCTAGAAGAAGCAATagatttttatctaaaaaagtCCCGACCACAAAAAATCATTTCTTGCTAAGAAAATGATCAAACCATGCAGAAATTTTTTAAGATCGCATGTTGTCTAACGATATCTCCAAACATCTCCAAACGAAAGCAAAATCACAAGATGCAGTAAATGCGATATGATTCGCGATGGCTTACTACAAATTGTGCACAAATCAAGTCAGCAATTCAAAACCTGAATACCTCGACATCTCATCAGCTACACAAAGAACATATTATCAAACATCCAACACCGTTTCTTCTCCGCTATCTCGCAGTCACCAAGACCGGAACACGTCCATGTCGGTAAACAATTCTTTATAATCAATTTATGCATATCAATATATTGCATCAGATAATACAGATTCTCGCGTTACAATCGCGAGCTTTTAAGTTATAAAATTcatacttatttattatttcgcatcaaaactttataaataaactTGTACAACCGCAAAATGTTTGTACACTCTTCTTGCACTACCAGTAGCTCAAACTActatagaaatttaattttcagcCTTAAGAGGCTCGAAATCTCATCTTCAACTTTAAACTCTTACCGATTTTCACCATGCGGTCTCAAATGACCCAAGCTCTCATCAACCTGAACCGTCCTCCGTATCAAAAGCGACATCGGTAAATCAACGTCCTTAGGCCACCACTGGCCCGCGAGTTAGATTCCTGATCAGCTTCTATCTCGCAAAACATCTCGAGGACGAGCGATATAAATTGCTCTTATAACCGAACCAAAGTAAAAGTTTGACTATCGACGGGTAGCCAATCATTTTGCATTGACTTGATGATTCGTTgggattatatatattttcgacACCATTACACAAACGCAAAGTAATTACATAAACCTAAATCGATATAACcatattcaaattaaaaaaactcataaataaaaacaaactcgATAAACATATTACGAGTccaataaaacaagaaagcacactttgcctctaacatgttggcaaagcctatataattaggttaaaactcttgtaaattggtgaagactttggctctaagtcggctgagaCCAAACGGACTTTTACGCGCTTCGATGTTGATCGAAGTGAAGATgttaacatcgatcgattattcctcttcaatgtcgaccgatggtcgagctcgatggtcatctcgggtgtttactccaaatatctccaaaatgctccaaaatcatcactttcctccaaatcactcctgatcctataaatatactaaatagactctgtaatataataattaatagttaaaacacttataaaccatgggtaaaagtgggtcaaatccatggtctatcataTGGTTCTACGAAAATGGAAACAACAGCTTTGCGAGTTTGGAAAGCTCTAGAGAGAGACTATCAAACTAAGACTCTACCTAACCGGATTTATTCGAAGAAAAACTTTGCGAGTTataaaatggtggagagtaAAAGTATTGAAGAAAATCTAGACACATTCCTAAAGCTCGTTCATGATCTTGCAAGCTTGAACATTCATGTTTCAGACGAGGATCAAGCAATTCATATTCTTACGAGTCTTCGTCTGCAGTATGATTCCCTTATTCATACTTTATAGTATGGCAAGAAACATTGACGGTCAAAGAAGTGACTACGTCTGCTTATGCTAAAAGAGTtgagttgaaagagaaagggTTAACGGGGAGGTTAAGATCAAATGCAGAAGGTCGAGTGGTTACTGGAGGAAGAAATGATAAACGTGGAAATGGAGGTTATGGTAAAGGACGATCAAAGAGCAAAGAGCACAGGTCGAAGTCTAGACCGAAGAATTCTTCTAAGTCAAAAGAGTGTTGGAGCTGCGGAAAGGAAGGGCATTTCAAGCGTGACTGTCCTAGCAGGAAGGATAAGAACTATGAGACAGCAAATGTTGCTCATGAGAAAAAACAACCTATGATTCTTACCGCAAGTGTCCAAGAAACTAAAGACGAGTGGGTTTTGGACTCATGATGTTCTTTTAACATAAATCCCAATAAACACGTGTTGTTTGATCTTGAAGAGTTGGAAGGAGGAAAGGTCCTTATGGGAAACAACACCACAAGGGAATTGGAAAGCTCAAGATAATGATGAACTCTGATCAGTCTGCGGTGATTCTAACAGACGTTAGGTACATGCCTACTATGGGAAGAAATCTAATTTCCTATGGTCAGCTAGAGAAGCATGGTTGTAACAAGGAGTGAAGTGGCTACAAGGTTACCTTTTTTAAACAAGGAAAGAAAGTGTTATCTGGTTGTTATAAAGATGTATTGTACTATCTTCAGGGAGTTGTTGCTAGTGCTGAAGCTTCAATTGCAAGAGCAGATGTAGATATGACAAAATATGGCATTCAAGACTCGTTCATATGAGTTTGAAGAATATGAATTTCTGGTTAAGAAAGGCTATCTTGATACAAAGAAAGTGCACACGTTGAGTTTTTGTGAAGAGTGTGTTCTAGGGAAAGCTCATCTACAACCATTTCCTACAGCCAAACACAACTCAAATGCTATTCTAGATTACATTCACTCCGTTCTTTGGGGATCTCCTGCTAATGAAGAAAGCCTATCAGGTTGCAGATATTTCTTGACTATGATTGATGATTACTCGAAGAAAATCTGGATAAGGTTTCTAAGGACCAAAGATGAAGTGTATGCAAACATGGAAGAATGGAAAGCTCTAGTTGAGAATCAGACATACAAGAAGAATAAGTGTTTACGCACTGATAATGGATCGGAATTCTGCAATGTGTTGATggataaaatgtataaatattcTGGCATTAAGCGGCACAAGACGTGTGCGTATACTCCACAACAAAAGGTGTTGTGGAGATAATGAATAGGACCATTGCAGATACGATCAGGTTTATGCTTGCTGAATCAGGTTTGGAGAAGAAATTCTGGGAAGAAGCTGCCTCCACTACAGTTTATCTGATCAACAAACTCCTAGTGCGGCTATCGACTTTAAGATACCAGAGGAGGCGTGGTTAGGGGTCAAGGTGGAGTATGGACATCTAAGGAGATTTGGTTGTGTGGCCTCTGTTCACATGGTTCAAGACAAGGTAAATCCTAGATCAGTGAAAGGTATCTTCATGGGTTATCCGCAAGGGACCAAAAGTTATCGTGTGTGGCTTCCGGAATCAGGAAAGTCAATAATCAGCAGAAATATAGTGTTTGATGAAGATAAGCTCTATTGGAAGTCAAGAGAAGAGAAGCTGAAAGGTAAAAAGAAAGTTACTTTCAGTTCTGATTTGGTTCGAGGACCGTCAAATACAAATGAAGGTggagcttcttcatcatcttctgaGTCGGTGATAGTTCGGGTTCTGAGTCAGATCAAGAGGTTGAGAGACAGGAAGTTTCTTCGTCTACTGAGAGTCTTGATGGTATCTTCTAGCGTTACAGAGTTAGAAGAACTTCCAAACTTCCCACAATCTTTGAAAGTGGAGACTTTGTTGCGTATGCTCTAACTTTTGCTAAGGATATTGAAGTTTCTGAGCCAAAGACTTACGCAGAAGCTAGAATGAGCAAAGATTGGGATAAGTGGAAAGCGTCTATGGGAGATGAGAAGACTTCAGCGGATAAGAATGGTACTTGGGATGTTGTTAATCGCACCTCAGAGGCAAAGAGTAATGTTCTAAATGGATTTACAAGTACAAATAGGGAATTCCAGGAGTTGAGGATCCTAGATACAAGTCTAGACTGGTCACCAAGGGTTTCACACAAGTGGAAGGAGTCGACTACAACGAGATATTTGCTCCAGTTGTTAAACATGTATCCATACGGATATTGTTGTTAACTTTGATACTGAACTAGAGCAAATGGATATTAAGACGGTGTTCTTAAATGGAAGTCTAGACGAGATCATCTACATGGAAAAACCTGAAGGGTTTATCAAGAAAGGATATGAGGGAAAATTTTGCTTGTTGAAGAAGTCTCTCTACGGATTAAAGCAGTCTCCTCGCCAAttgaatttcaaatttgatgCTTTCATCAGAGAAAAGAAGTTTCACAAGGTACATTAAGGATCCAGGTGTTTACTTGAAAGAAAAAGGAGCTGAAGAAAGTATATCTCTACTTCTTTATGTGGATGATATGCTTATTGCGGTTAAAGACAAGAAGAAAGTATCAAAGCTCAAAGAAATTCTAAAGAAGGAATTTGAAATGAAGGATTTGGGACCAGCTACTCGGATACTTGGAATGGATATCACTATAGACAGAGAAAAGGGAATTCTAAAGCTATCTCAGGAAAGATATGTTAAACAAGTTCTAAAAGACTTTCGGAATGGAAGATAGCAAACCAGTGGTAACACCAGTTGGATCTCAATTCAAGCTGAAGAGTTTGACTCTAGAGGAATGGGAAAGGCAGAAACATTTGATGGATACAACTCCTTATGCGAGCGCAGTAGGAAGCTTGATGTATGCTATGATCGTAACTAGACCAGACTTGGGATTCGCAGTTGGGCTAGTAAGTAGGTTTATGTCTAAACCAAGCCGAGAGCATTGGGAAGCTGTTAAATGGGTTATGAGGTATCTTAAAAGAGCTTCAGAAGTTTGTCTATATTTTACTAAGAATGATCAGTTCCAGGTGGAGGGCTTTTGTGCTTCTGATTATTCTACAGATCGTGATAAGAGAAGGTCAGTGACGGGTCATGTGTTTCAAGTTGGTGGGAACACCGTGAGCTGGAGATTAGCCTTGCAACATGTTGTAGCTCTCTCTACCACAGAGGCTGAATACATGGCGCTCTCAGAAGCTACGAAAGAGGGGTTCTGGTTGAGGGAATTTTGTTGTGAATAAACATGTTGCAAACAAAATTCATTTCATCAGGGACATTTTGGATTTCGGCCTACTCAAGATTCATACTACTCTAAATCCAGCTGATATGCCAACTAAAGGATTGCCTGGAAATGCGTTAGAGAAGTTCCTCGTAACGCTGGGGGTCACTGCCTGATCGTGCCAGAACGTACTCCGAGATGGTTCTGTTGTTTAGCTGTCTCACCGGTTGAGTACATGTATCAACAGAGAACAAATGGGTTAGTGTTTTGTTACTGGATAAACAACGAGTTAATTAACAAAGGATAAAGAAGATTGGAGACTCACGCTGGGGTTACTGGTGTTTCTCCAAAGAGATTCAGGTGTTCCTTATCTGAGGTTGAAATTAGTATCTATTTTTCTCAAGAATTCAAGTTCAGAGTTAAAAGAGGAAATTCACTTGC includes:
- the LOC125590405 gene encoding secreted RxLR effector protein 161-like produces the protein MEDSKPVVTPVGSQFKLKSLTLEEWERQKHLMDTTPYASAVGSLMYAMIVTRPDLGFAVGLVSRFMSKPSREHWEAVKWVMRYLKRASEVCLYFTKNDQFQVEGFCASDYSTDRDKRRSVTGHVFQVGGNTVSWRLALQHVVALSTTEAEYMALSEATKEGFWDILDFGLLKIHTTLNPADMPTKGLPGNALEKFLVTLGVTA